One region of Phragmites australis chromosome 18, lpPhrAust1.1, whole genome shotgun sequence genomic DNA includes:
- the LOC133899675 gene encoding probable carboxylesterase 2 — protein MAFPVLFTALLVALCSFFGAGEAREAVEASAFRSRATDPNMEVKFDFTPFLVQYKSGRVQRLMGTTVVPPSLDARTGVSSKDVVVDQGTGIAVRLYRPSHHRGAGGGRLPVLIYFHGGAFVVESAFDPVYHNYLNVLTAKAGVIAVSVNYHLAPEHPLPAAYDDSWTALKWVLENARHGGDPWLSKLGDTSRLFLAGDSAGGNIAHNLAMRAGQQPHGSARIKGVALLDPYFLGRYVDPATQRAWGFICAGRYGMDHPYVNPMALPASAWRRLASARVLMTVSDQDRLGPWQRAYVDALRASGWAGQAQLYETPGEGHCYFLNNLASPKAAMHMATLAAFINGS, from the coding sequence ATGGCTTTCCCTGTCCTGTTCACCGCACTTCTCGTCGCGCTCTGCTCATTTTTCGGGGCAGGGGAGGCGAGGGAAGCGGTGGAAGCCTCGGCATTTCGGAGCCGGGCCACGGACCCCAACATGGAGGTCAAGTTCGACTTCACGCCGTTCCTCGTCCAGTACAAGAGCGGCCGCGTGCAGCGGCTCATGGGCACCACAGTCGTCCCGCCTTCCCTGGACGCGCGCACCGGGGTTTCCTCCAAGGACGTCGTCGTCGACCAGGGCACCGGCATCGCTGTGCGGCTCTACCGGCCGAGCCACCATCGtggggccggcggcggcaggcTCCCTGTGCTCATATACTTTCATGGCGGCGCGTTCGTCGTCGAGTCGGCGTTTGATCCCGTGTACCACAACTACCTCAACGTGCTCACGGCCAAGGCCGGCGTCATTGCCGTGTCGGTGAACTACCACCTCGCgccggagcaccctctccccGCCGCGTACGACGATTCGTGGACGGCGCTCAAGTGGGTGCTCGAGAACGCGCGGCACGGCGGGGACCCCTGGCTCTCCAAGCTCGGTGACACGTCCCGCCTGTTCCTCGCCGGCGACAGCGCCGGCGGCAACATCGCGCACAACCTGGCCATGCGCGCGGGCCAGCAACCGCACGGCAGCGCGAGGATCAAGGGCGTGGCGCTTCTCGACCCGTACTTCCTGGGCCGGTACGTCGACCCGGCGACGCAGCGGGCGTGGGGTTTCATCTGCGCGGGGCGGTACGGGATGGACCACCCGTACGTGAACCCGATGGCGCTGCCGGCGTCGGCGTGGCGGCGGCTCGCGTCCGCGCGCGTGCTGATGACGGTGTCGGACCAGGACCGGCTCGGCCCGTGGCAGCGCGCGTACGTGGACGCCCTGCGGGCGAGCGGGTGGGCCGGCCAGGCGCAGCTGTACGAGACACCCGGCGAGGGCCACTGCTACTTCCTCAACAACCTCGCGTCGCCCAAGGCGGCCATGCATATGGCCACGCTTGCCGCGTTCATTAACGGCAGCTAG